DNA sequence from the Butyricimonas faecalis genome:
AGTTGCTTTGTTGCTGTCTGTTGGACTCTGGTGGGGAATACAACGGGAAAAGGTGGAAGAGCCTGTTACGAGAATGGCCGTAATTGAACCGGGTACGGCACAAGCTGTATTGATCTTGAACGATGGCGAGAAGATTGCCTTAAAAGATCGTGATACTCTGGTGAACACGAAATCCTCAAGTATTAATATTCAGACGGGATTGGTGAAGTATGATGTAAAACCGACGGAAAGTGTTGAGGTTGAATATAACACGATAGAAGTCCCTCGTGGAGGTATTTATTCGTTAGTGTTGAGTGATGGGACAAAAGTTTTCTTGAATTCCGATTCTAGGTTAAAGTATCCGGTAACGTTTAATGGAGAGGACAGGAGGGTGGAATTGAGTGGAGAAGCCTTTTTCGAGGTGGTTTCGGATTCTTTGCATCCTTTTATAGTACACACGCGGGATATGGAGACCCATGTACTGGGAACTACGTTTGATATTCAAGCTTATCCGGATGAATTGACAACAAAGACTACATTGCTTACCGGACGAGTGCTGGTGAGCGTGAATCATTTGTCTTTAACGGAAACATTGAAGCCGGGATTGCAGGCTAGTTGGACGAAAGGGACGGATAAGATTACCGTGAAGAAGGTAAATGTGGCAACACAGGCTTTGTGGCGGGATGGAATTATCATGCTGGATGATGATGAGTTGGACGATGTGATGAGGATGTTGGCTCGGTGGTACAATGTGACGTATAAATTTAAAGGAGATCGGAGTGTAAAGCATACTTTTACAGGGAAAATTGATCGGAATGAGGATTTGGAGAGTGTGTTGAAAACGTTGACATTGTTGGGAGGACCCAAATTTGAAATAAGAGGAACGGTGGTTTATATTCTTTAAAAAAATAACCGAAAACATGTGGAAGATGTTTCCGGTCATTCAAACCTTGATAGATCAAGGTATATTTAATAATTAAATGTTTTACAAATCTATGAAAAAGAATCGTAAAATGGAACATCTGAAGATGTTTTCTACTTTCGGTAGGCGATGGCTATGGATTAGCATGAACATGTTGATCTGGATGATCGTGGTCCTGCCAAATGTTTATGGACAACAATCTGAAAAATTGATTTCTTTAAACGTGAATCAAGTTTCGGTTTTGGAAGCTATTCAGCAAATTAATCTATTAAGTGACAATTCGATTAGTTACAAGCGGGAGGAGTTGGAAAAGGAAGTCAAGAAAGTAACATTGAATTTGACTGATGTGAAAGTGTTGACTGCAGTGCGAGCCGTATTGAATGGTTCTCGTTTGGAGGCTATGGTTCATGGGGAAGTTATTTTAATTGTTCCTCAAAAAGACGCGAGAACTTCAATGCAGATGATTAATGTGAAAGGAGTGGTTACTGATAAAAATAAGATTCCGATGCCGGGAGTTACGGTGAAATTGGTCGGTGCTTCTATAGGTACGGCTACTAATGTAAAAGGATTTTTCTCATTACAGTTGCCAGCGCAGAATGGAATGTTGGAGTTTTCTTTCGTGGGATATAAATCAAGAAAAATTGATTTTGCAACCAACATGAGGGATACGATTCGGGTTGTTTTGGAGGAGGATATACAATCGATGGATGAGGTGATTGTTACCGGATACCAAAATATTGACAAGCGGATGAACACGAGTGCCGTACAGACGTTGAAAATGGATGAAATAAGAGTGGCAGGAGTACAAACGGTTGACCAGTTATTGGAGTCGAGAGTTCCTGGAATGATTTTTATGCAAAATTCGGGACAAGTGGGAGCAACTCCGAAAATTCGAGTACGAGGGACTTCTACCGTGTTGGGAAATCAAGAGCCGGTATGGGTGTTAGATGGGATTGTATTGCATGATCCCGTGAACGTGAATGCTTCTCTAGCGAATAGTCTGGATTTTGTAAATTTGGTAGGGAATGCGATTTCCGGTATTAATCCGGAAGATATTGAGCGAATCGATATTTTAAAAGATGCATCAGCCACCGCGCTGTATGGAGCTAAGGCCGCTAATGGAGTTATCGTGATCACAACGAAGAAAGGTAAAGTGGGAACCCCGGCTTTGTCATATAGTATGTCTGGAACTTTTACGGCTCGTCCGAGATATACGGATAAAAGTATTTATTTGATGAATTCCAAGGAGCGTATCGCTTATTCCCGAGAAAT
Encoded proteins:
- a CDS encoding FecR family protein, which encodes MDHIEKEIKVADVITRKLLVGEEISEQEEAALRGWLEESERHRAWFREYREKLPLGEFEEVVQISDVKEQWQKLDQLTKERKHIGWRKWSAYAAGVALLLSVGLWWGIQREKVEEPVTRMAVIEPGTAQAVLILNDGEKIALKDRDTLVNTKSSSINIQTGLVKYDVKPTESVEVEYNTIEVPRGGIYSLVLSDGTKVFLNSDSRLKYPVTFNGEDRRVELSGEAFFEVVSDSLHPFIVHTRDMETHVLGTTFDIQAYPDELTTKTTLLTGRVLVSVNHLSLTETLKPGLQASWTKGTDKITVKKVNVATQALWRDGIIMLDDDELDDVMRMLARWYNVTYKFKGDRSVKHTFTGKIDRNEDLESVLKTLTLLGGPKFEIRGTVVYIL